The genomic window TCATCAAACCCTGCTTGTAGCATATTTGGTGAATTTAATTGGCCATTACCTAAAAATAATTTTGCGCCTGTTAATTCTCCTGCTGTGGATGAACTAAATTGTTTATTTTGTAAAACACTTAATACCCAACCAGCGCCACTTCCTCGTTTGTCAGTTACTTGAACGTAGTTGCTACCAAATTTGTCTGAATTATTATACTTTTGAGCAAAAGCACCATAATTTTTTAATTGATTTTCCACTACTTGCTTACCAAAAGACAAACTTGATGCATAATCAATAGATAGTAAGCCACCTGTTCCTGAACCAGGTTTTGATCCATCAGGATTAACCGGATCTAACTCATTGCCAGGATTTTCCGGGTCAAGAGGATTCACTGGTTTATCTGATGTAATAAATGAAATTTGGCCTGTCACATCATATGTAGCATCTTCTTCATTTGGTGCCGGAGTCACAACATCTGCCTCTTCTTTTACAGTAATGGATTGCGTTAACATGTTGGTTTTATTTTGTCTAATCCTAAAGTTGTAATCACCACTATATTGAACTTTAAATCTTACATCCATTTTGGCTTTTCCAGAGCTATCTGCTGTCACGGAAAATGTGTTAGAATAACCTAGCGTTTCTTGCCAAGCATCATCACCCACTTTAGTTGCCGCTACCTGATTCCCTTGAGCAAAACCATTTTGTGCCACTGGAGTATATACTCCAAATTGGTATCCTTCTGATACAGCATTTGGTTTTAACCCAGAAAATTCTATTGTCACTTTGTTTTCTTCTTTAATATTTGGTGTATTTTGATGTACAACAGAAATACTAGGTTGTTCTACAGGATCTTCAGATGAACCAAAACTTCCTGCAACAAATGTTGAGGGGGCATACCATTTATAACCCGCTTGAGGCATTGCCCAAGGTTCAGCTTGCGGTTCTGTTGTGTTTTCTGGTACTTCAAAATCTAAAACAGGTGTTTTAGTTGATAAAGCCACACTTGTTTGAGAAAAATCAGTGTAATTTTCTGTATCATCTAACCAGTCTACTAATTGTAGTAACAACTGAGCATCATCACCTTCTTTAAAGCCGTCATATGTACGCTTCGTTGCACCATTCTCTTCTCGTGTATATTTTGGAGTAATATCCTCTACCAGTGATGAGTCACCAACGAATGCCGCTTTTCCTTGATCTTTTTTACTAATAGCGACATATGGTCCTTCCTCTATTCCTCCACCATTGTATACACCTTCATCTACTGCGTTTCGCCATTTATTTTTTTCTTTTGTTAAGCCATTTGGTGTATAAACAATTCCTTTTGCTTTTGTTGGATCTGTAATAGCTAAAGTCGCTCCGGCGTGCAAACCAACTTTAGAAACACCTTCAGTAATGCCAAATGCATCCTCTACAATCCATTCTTGGCTATCTTCAATATTATCAATAGAATTAAATCTGAATCTAATTCCGAAGGTTTCACTTAACCAATCACTACTTGTTACACCTTGCATCGCGTCAGAATTTTTTTCTTCAGTCGACATATCTTTTGTGATGTCTTCATAAGCACCGCGTCTATAGCCATTAAAAGCTTCTACTGAATCGATTCGATTTTTGTTTCTATCAGCATTATAATGATCTCCTATATAAAATACTGCCCCACCTTGAGAAACATAATCTTCGATAGCTTGCTGTTCACTTGCTTTATAAGGTA from Vagococcus martis includes these protein-coding regions:
- a CDS encoding WxL domain-containing protein codes for the protein MKMKKFISSLGILGTITGMLLVSPTILAETALDPAPEVQPSQTVNNGKKVLFDNTHGQTAGAADWVIDGAFSDFADALGEKGYYVKELRQLTPITLADLKDYDVFIIPEANIPYKASEQQAIEDYVSQGGAVFYIGDHYNADRNKNRIDSVEAFNGYRRGAYEDITKDMSTEEKNSDAMQGVTSSDWLSETFGIRFRFNSIDNIEDSQEWIVEDAFGITEGVSKVGLHAGATLAITDPTKAKGIVYTPNGLTKEKNKWRNAVDEGVYNGGGIEEGPYVAISKKDQGKAAFVGDSSLVEDITPKYTREENGATKRTYDGFKEGDDAQLLLQLVDWLDDTENYTDFSQTSVALSTKTPVLDFEVPENTTEPQAEPWAMPQAGYKWYAPSTFVAGSFGSSEDPVEQPSISVVHQNTPNIKEENKVTIEFSGLKPNAVSEGYQFGVYTPVAQNGFAQGNQVAATKVGDDAWQETLGYSNTFSVTADSSGKAKMDVRFKVQYSGDYNFRIRQNKTNMLTQSITVKEEADVVTPAPNEEDATYDVTGQISFITSDKPVNPLDPENPGNELDPVNPDGSKPGSGTGGLLSIDYASSLSFGKQVVENQLKNYGAFAQKYNNSDKFGSNYVQVTDKRGSGAGWVLSVLQNKQFSSSTAGELTGAKLFLGNGQLNSPNMLQAGFDESLKPTHFVSDLVADNSQVVGGLELIPGYSSVLMSADKNQGTGTWTLAYGHSKDSNIGQLTSNDPEKSSVILSVPSSANPKETTYDTVLTYKLSMVPAP